Genomic segment of Neoarius graeffei isolate fNeoGra1 chromosome 7, fNeoGra1.pri, whole genome shotgun sequence:
CACTGACTGGAAcaacattaataaaataataaacaattAATAAGGAAAAAAACCCTCTGTTAGTGCTTTGACATTAAACTTTATCAAAACAAATCTATTTGTTCAGCCAATTTGAGCGACTTTTTGTTTTGTCCTTTGTTGCTACTGAGTCAAGCTAGCCATGAGCTCACTGCCTGAGTCTGGGTCACGTGGTTAGGTGAGTCAGCGTCACCTGACTGACTGGTCATATTTTAAGCTGGAGCTGGTCTCAGTGTACCGCAGTGCAGTACCAACACGGATTCGGAGCGAGTTAACCCGTCCTGCGGCCTTGTAAAAACACACAACAGCAGCTCTGCAGTGACTCGAGATGTTTCTGACGCTTCTTTTGATTTCCACTGGTTAGTATTTACGCTGAGTATTTTTTAGATATTTCGCGGAATGGTTGTGTAAACGCAGCTGGTTAGCTGCATGCTAATATGATGGCGGTTCTGAGTGTAAACAGCCTGAGTGACGCCAGAGCCGGTTTCTGTTGTGTAACACTTTTGGGCGGTGGTAGTAGTGAATGTCTTCTTGGATAACGGAGTTCAGTTTAACTTTGTGACGCAGTGTTGGTTCGGCTAGCTTGGCTAGGCCTGTCTAGGCTGTAATGAGCTCTATAAACCCGTCTCTCTTGTTCTAATAAAGCTGAGGGTTGGAGCGGTTCAGCTCGGCGGCCATCTTTATTTATGTGTATATGTGcttttaatgtttttatttttccagTATCGGGTTGTGAACCTGAACTCTCCTGTGACTCATATTGTCTCCTGACTGGTCAGCAGGTGTTTGATTTTTAGTTTTTTATATCGCTATTTCTAAGAGTAGTTCCAGCTCGAACTACTCAAATCACTGGCTTGGATCAGTATACCGATTCAGACGtgatatcgtttctatagtaacgctgCTTGTATAGTGGGCGCCTCTATTATTCCAGTCCAGcagaaatatttttgtaaaatgcGTTTCAGCAATGAATATCATGAATCTgtctaacactttttttttttttttttgtgagttttcAGGAAGGAGTTCATACTAAACTGTGGTAAGGAATCAGATTCGGAATCAGACCCGGACTTGAGTTTAAGTCTGTTTTCTCACAGGAATTTGCGTTGGTGCTTGAGCAGTTATGCTAGAAGGATTAAATACAAATGTGGTTATATAAATAGAATGAATAAAAAGGGATCTAAAATGTACGCAAATGGTGGTATGGTGATGACTGTAGCACTGTCTCctctcctcacagcaaggaggttctgggtttgagcccagtgggccTTCTGTGTGGTGTCTGCATGTCCCCCTCCTACCACCATGGTTCAGAGACATGCAGATaaagtaaaaatacccagccactggggttgcacaagccagtgcatacttggtgctggtcccaaagtTGGggaggccagaaaaaccggttccaggctagcaccaactctctgctgggccagaggaaagaaccgcttgtgtcgtgggggggggcagagttgttaagaccaataacaagactctgaaagattgccatttttaagcgaccagaagcagcagctgtacaaacgtgaagtcacttgttgttgctgcttcttccccgTTTTTGCTTCgacattcgtgccaaggtttatgcaaacgtagcgacgtaactgatgtatacagtgttgtaatgacgtggcttcccttagcatcgcgagctatggaaaagcaaactggttctcagctggctcgcaagttgaacgagttgtgagccagcactggccccgaaccagctctagaactgatttggtggaaaaggggtatctctctctcgctccccccccccccccccccccccccaaaaaaaaaaaaaaatctgtccctctgagttacatgtcagtcctgggatcaagatgctgacctcttctgctcctcggacctgcctgatccatcctggtgccctgcgtctggttggagtctcatcgcatcgctcctgtgaaggatggccccacatggacagttgggggtcgtgcctggaggacgctctggactcttgcagtggtgcttttgtggctgtggactgcagttgacttgctgactttgggactacggttgtagcAAATGGTTTTGTACTCGGTTTCTGTTGGTGGGgggttatagcatcaatgaagctgactttgttaggactgttcatgttactcatgttgtctgttgttgcccagatggggatgggttcctttgagtctggttcctctcaaggtttcttcctcgtcgtctgagggagtttttccttgccactatcgccacaggcatgctcattggggatagattagggataaaattggctcacattttaagtcattcaaattctgtaaagctgctttgtgccaACGtttaagtgctatacaaataaacttgacatattTAAGGGGTGTGTGCATGGCTTGTTTTGGAgttcaagctgtacagtatgtcttgTAATATGCAAAAATGGGTCACCAGATGAAGCATCATGACATGAATGTGCCATGTGTAATGGGCTAAAGAAATAGCCGAGCTGTTCACAGAATGAAGCTGTATGACATGaccatgaaatgtgcaaaattgcAGTTCAGAGACAAGGTACATTAATGTCACAGGAAGGCGGAAAAAGAAGTGATTGAGGGTACAACCTCAAACTTTAAGTGCTAATACACCATCTTGTCTCCTGACCATGTTCCACAAGGTTAAATTTAAACTATAAAACGTTAGAGTACAATGTCTCATTAGTCCTACCCCATTATTGATTTTTCATATAATGGGTTATCTTCCTGATTTGGTTTATTTAAAAAGTCGTTAAAAACGGTACAACAACATGGTCGGTCTGTACATAGTCATGTCCATGTTTGGTTTATGGAGGTAAATCTTGAAGTGAGTCGACTTTTTGATTTcataatcggtgaaatttagttccttctgaaacttGGTTTTGTGAccttgtttatttctgtaatgtatcaggccattctgtggctgggaagttatttaatttgaggggattccctagcaaatgatGTCCATGAAATCCcccactttgtgcagtcaagcaggcagagtaagtgtgcgcatgtgcaggtctcCTTTGGCCATGCATTGAccattttgtcgctaaacgaatAGCTGATCGCACCAAGATGttcactgactgccgatattgatgtttggtcctgcatttcctttccttcgcaacattaatgttttcttctcactttgttactgtagttggtctaccATGTTTCTTTTACACAATGGTGTCTTGCATTTTGTGCTTCAGTTTCAAAtttctatcccacaatgctttgtggAAAAAGcctaccatgtgatgcatgatggttTTTTTAAGTGGGTCATGTCGAAGCAGACAGGaatggcagagaatttagagGCACATGCCCTGTTTCATTAATTGTTAAAAGTAATACAGTTGGAGGTATGAGTCAGGTTtaatagcttttggtccactaaacaaaaatagctGGGTGTCAAAGGAAAGAgtcttatgacctacacttgagaaatctgaaaggcagtctttaATAGTTTTTGATTTTGGTTTTACAGAACATGAATGGTTCCTCATCCTCTTTTCTGTTCCCTGTTTGTTGTCTACACTCCACCCACAATTTTCACTTCAGCTTTTGGTCATGGGGTTAACTTCACTAGTTGATGGGGGGGAATCATCAGTAACAGCTTTTCTGCCTTGTGACCTATAAAATTGGAAATGTGTAAAAGGCTATCGGTGGCTAATGCATAACCACTGCATGCAGACATTTATTTGCCCTCATTTTTAACTTGACAAACaggtttatattattttttttgggggggggggcttgtcTTGAAATGTGGTGTATGTGAGAACAGGTTTTCTCTTCCTGTAGTTACAATATGTAGCAGAGCATGACCGACCAGGGTgtgtgggtcttttttttttttttttaatttaaatggtCCTGCATGACCTGTTAAAATGGctcacttcttgtttattgtagtTGGGTCTCTTAACCGGGGGAAGAGAAGAATCCCTGACTTCAGGTTTCATGTGTTGGATCAGCTTTTTGTATAAGCTGGTCAATGACAAACGAGTTTTATTGTGCTGTTTGTTCAAGGTCCACAAGGGATTGCTGACAAGCTGGTCATGGATTGTgtgattgccccccccccccccccccccccaatctttcTTGATAAACTCCTTTGTCTCATGATTTTGAATTCTACAGCCTTAAAGATTGCTGTAGGGTGTTCTGGTGCAGTCAAAGGCTCTTGCAAGTGATTACGGTCTTCATGGAGTCACTGTCTCTTGCATAAATTTTCATAACTTGCAGTTGTACTGTTCTTGATCTATTGGTGTTCAATAATTTCACAAGTGGTAGAGTGCCTGGGTGAAGTTGGAGGGACGTGCTTGATTACATTGGGCAGAAGGAAAAACATGCCCTAGATGTTCCAATCAGGCAGTAAAGTTGTGGTGGGCAAGTAGGAGGGGAACCAAATATGGCTGATAAATCCCCTTATacaagtctttttattatttaaaaaaaaatcaaatattggAATCTATCTGGAGACCTTGATCACTAATGGTCAATCATCAGTAGTTTGAACTTTGACAACTGTTGTCCGAGCAGGGTTGGTGTCTGATCCTGTGCTCATGACTTTAAAATATGTTTGTCAGTTGGCAGTTCAAAAAATGGGGCTTGTTGCAGCCTTGAGTTCTTGGCTTGATTAGTGGCCTACAGCACAAAGCTTTGCTTCTGTTATGAAGCAACAAAGCTTTAGTTGACTGGGAGTACTGCAGCAGGGAGCTagcatgtggtttttgtggcttcCCACCCTGCTGGAGAGACTCAAGAAGTGATGGTCAGTAGATTAGAAGGAAGGTTATTTCAAAATGTTAGTTTGCTATTGCACATCCATCCTGTGTAAGACCCTTGGTCATGCTGTTTGATTTTGCACATGGTGTGACCAGAGTAACTGACCAATGTGATGGTCACTTCAAACTCCGTCAGGTAGTATTTTCAGATGTCTTGAAACTTCCTTAACTGCTCCCTTTTCTGGCGTTTGATTAGGTGAAGTGCTGAGCTGAAAGTCTCAAATAAAATGACTTGTCTGGAAATAACCGGTTGCTTAAAAAGccccctctttttttttcccctcctgttAACCCTATCATGTCGTGTGATGTCCTTAGTCTGCTGATTGTGGCACTGTGGTTTTATTCCTGGATAACTATGCTTGTGGCTTTAAGGAAATTTTAATTGTTGAGTGGTTAAGACTGATTGGCCCTTCATTTGAGCCTTGTATTACTAGGTTGAGTGGGATTTTGAGGTTGTGGTTGCTGCTTTATTCCttagaacaggggtcaccaaactcctccccccccccccccccccccccctctgggggccacattgtcattcctgactgtgatgggggccagggtcgggtcagctatatctcaCAGAATtgtacccagacaaatatgaccaccagcaggcctcattgtgtagtagagattactagcctggcacggccatccccactactatatccatactactatatcaacacttgattcctggcacatatttgtttatctttactagtggtttgcaaaagtagtaatcaagtcttcacactttgttttaatttgaaataccactgatattccatttattttctaataaaaatatcaaagctgtcaaggtaagaaacatctgcctatttgaggtgattgacactggcaaaggtgagtggaaaattataaattgtaggtaggcctgttgatattaatataaataattgtatgcagcacttaaggtcaaataggcctataaaataaatacatttttaaaaacagtgaaattataatatgagcaatagatcacagcagttgtgctgtgtcctgcacgtcattgctctcatccatgaccaaagcaaaaaactcaaattctgacgctttctcattcagctggtcatacatgtcccccaaatcttcggttcgcctggtcatagcaggtgcggagagactcactgcattgagcgcatccttcttgtcgggacacacctcctcggccacagcaagcatgcatactttaacaaagtccccatcagtaaacggctttccatgggtagctagtaggtgagctaccttatagctagctcggacagcagcctggttgatctgggtttggtgaaggaatacattctgttgtgcagccagtccgcattccatcctccgaatcctgtcttctcttgtttgccctcgcaaactagcatactctttttgtggcgggtttcgtagtgacgacacagattatattctttgaaaaccggcacactttctttacatacaagacaaactgcacggtccttacaccgaacgaaaaataatcggtggtccactgttctttaaaaactctgcactctgtcagcttttcgcttaccgctagccattttgctgtcctgaacactgacagttctctgcgcatgcgctgcctgtcactgcttgatcgcgagcatatgacaaactcggaaaatatgaatagttcattttataactaaatatcaattttaattgataaaatcaacaaaatacaagatgccgacatgttgttatttgccaaaaagcaatttaaaaaaataggccatgactacttttggggattgcctcatagggccggttcaagtggtggggggcagaggggtggggtggcgggccggatctggcccgtgggccgtagtttggtgacccctgccttAGAAGTTCCCACACCCCTTATTGAATGAATCCTTGAAACACAAACTCTGCCTTGTGACAGGATCATCTCTCTGCTTTCAGAAAGACGTACTAAAATTTTGCTCAATCAGAAGTGTTTGCTCAAAGCCATAAGTGCTGGGACAAGGAAGTGGAAGGGTTTGGCATGTGAGCCACTCGATGACTGCTTAGTGTCAGATAACATGACTtcaggcacttttttttttttctctttcagctGTGGCCAGCCCTCTGCTGGGAACTGAGCAGTGTGCTCGTGGACCCCCATACTGGTGCCAAAATGCCAAGACTGCTACCCTTTGTGGTGCGGTCTCCCACTGCCGACAAAACGTCTGGAACCAGCCTCATGTGGTGGGTTTGTAGTGTGGGGTGCCTTAAATTATTATaggatataactttttttttttttaaatgaagcacCTGACTCTCAATACCTCATCCCCCAGAAATCTGTGCCATGTGACTTATGCAAAGAGCTGTTGACTGTAGTGGACCAACTGCTGAAAAACAACTCAACAGAGGTGAGTTTTGTGTATTGATGAAAGAAGACATGATGGTTTCACTTGGGTGATACTAATGATTTTGTATTTGGACAGTTATTAGCTTGGATACAGTCTGTTTATTTTGACTGTCCACCCTGATAAtgctgtggtttaaaaaaaaataataattcagagGCCAGCTAACAAATGGCACACAATGGCCATTGCAATGAACCAACATAGTGAAAATGGGTATATTTATAATGGCTTTTTCCCCTCCTTTCTCTGTTcctattttgtgtgtgcaggctgAGGTCCTGGACTACCTTGAGAAATTATGCCAGTTGATTCCTGATGAAGGCCTGGCTGCTGAATGCAAGGAAGTTGTGGACGATTACTTCCCGGTCCTTGTTGACATCATTAAAGGAGAGCTGGTAAGTTGGACTAAATGACTGCAAATCCATCAGGGTTTAACTAAATTCCTAGTCTATTCAGCACTTGAGTTGCCATATTGCTTGAACTGCAGGTCTGACTGTGACAGTGTTGTCATTAATATTAATACCAGGTCTTGTGGGTTTGAGATTAAATCCTGCAAGTTACTGTGCTTCCCATCTGTGTGCGTTTCACCTGAGCTGCTTTTAGTTTTGGAGACATCAAAGCTCTTGGATAGGAGGTAGCTATGTGAAAGCGAGGGGAAGAAGCAGCTCCTTGTTGTTCTGATGTAATCAGCCAGTGTGCAGCTTCTGTTCTGTGTGCACTGAATGTCAAATTTGCATTGGAAGTTTTTCAATccttttctgtgttttgtgtttcagGATGACCCAGAGGTCCTATGTAGTGCTCTTGGCCTGTGCGTAACCCAACAGGAGGCTCTTGCCAAAGCTCAGCTCATGTCCAATGAGATCCCGAAGATGGATCTGACCCAAAGGGTTAATCCCTTACTCCTGAACATCCCTCAGCTCCTTTACCCTAAGGAGAATGCCAAAAAGGAGGAGACCGCAACAGGGGTGGGTACACTCGGTTTAGCCTGTTGTATGAAGGTGTTGGGTCTTGTATGGCTTACTACAGCTAATCGGGGTGTGTTTCTGCAGGAGAGTGATACTGTGTGCGATGACTGTGTGAAGTTCCTCACTGACGCTCAGGACGAGGCTAGGAAAAATGCCAGCTTTATCAATGCCCTGATTGAGCAGATTGAGACTCAGTGTGACCTGCTGGGTCCTGGCCTTTCTGATCTCGTAAGACTTTTTAACTAATGTAGCAGACTTCACTTACTGCTCATAATTAAGCCTCCATTTTCAAAAGAATCAAGAGTACAATTTAAGCTTGTAGATCCACTGAAAAATGTGTTACTCATCATTTCACAGACAAAATTCCCTTTTGTTTCAATCACGGGTGTCGGAATGGCTCAGTCCAATAGCAGTATCGCTACCATGCTTGTTCAAACTAATCATAACATGCTCCAGTACCCATGTCTGGTACCACCTGACGCTAGATGACCAGATGGTTGATTTCAATCTGGATGTATTTTGCAAGTTATCACGGTAATTGAAGCAAAGCAGACTAAACTGTGCACTCTGAAAATAAAAATGGAGCAACTACACAATCTTCCATCAAGACAATGGTATCTAAACTGATCCTTTAAGAGTGCACAGTAGAGCTGGGTGATTgattttatcgattaattcgaatttacagttaaggacgatATGTTAatgaaaatcggttttctctcagtttAACTTCCGCTACCGACGCTCCcctctgtgcatgtgcagaacgGATTGGGCACTGACACTATAGCCCTCCTCCTGCGCGCTTGCCATAGACGCACCCAAACAACATGGCAGTAATTGAGGGAAAGCCGCAACTTGTGCCCaggaaaggagtaacttcctccgtgATGTGGAATTGGTTTGGTTTTGTGGCgtcggacgcagaccaaacaagtcctcgttgtaaggCGTTTTTGAAAGtggttgcttccaaaggaagcagcatgACCAATTTATTCCGACACCTTAAACACAAGCATGCAGCAGAGCggggagaagtgctgctcccagcggaatgaaaACAGCTGCAGCACGAACGCACCATCCAAAGTAAAGCAAGCAACCGTGCCTGACGCATTTTCGAAATGTGTGCCTTATAAGAATGGGGCAcggtggaaggcaatcacagatgctatcgcgATGTTATCTCCTCTACAAACTTGTTTTTTGGCTtgtttctggttgcactttaaccccaaagggcaaatttaagtgaaaacacaAAGGTAAAATTTGTTTTGAACCatttgtcatctgtagtttgatttttagtagggggggaaaaaattgattaaaatcttttttttttttttttgtgaaaaaagcgaagatttggggtgtttttttttttttttttttttaaaaggccaTATTGCCCAGCTCTAGTGCACAGTTACTGAGCAATGCATACAGAGCGTTATTAGTGACCATGGTCATTAAAAAGGAGTGTGGTGCAGAGACTGAGCACACAAGGGTCTGAGTGTGAAGCAGAGAAACTCTTGAGCACTGAGATGGCACCTTGTGCTCACTTGTAATGCCCACGCTTGATGTGCACTTTTTGGTAGTAATATAACCTGCAGCTTAAATGCCCGTTAGCCACACTGTACTGTTTCACTGAAGTCTAAGCCAGTGTTTGTAGATTTGTTAATCTAAATGCTTGTTTTGTAGAAGGTGCATTACAGGCTGCATTTGAACCTGGTTATTTGCATCCAACTGTTGTATCTGTTCCCTAGTGCAAGCAGTACGTCAGCCAGTACGCACCTCTTGTTATTCAGCAGCTCATGTCTATGGTGAGTACCATCTAGTTCATTTTGCCTTTGACATGACCTTTAGGATATCCTTGTTTTCAGTGGGGGATGGATGGATTTGGTCCGGTTTATGTAGAATTTGAGCTGTACACTAAGCCATACTGGCATTGAATCTTTACTCTAAGCCCATGTCCAGTCTTATAGCCACTCAGCCTGTCTGGTCTCATTTTACATTTTTCTAATCACTTTCctctattttatttctcattcatttgccttccttccttctctcacCCTGTTCTGTTTGCGTTCTTTGATCTACAGGAAAAGGTAGGTCTCTGCATTTCTGCTAGTTTCACATGAGAATTTGTGGCGTTACTGGCCTGTGGCTTAACTTCCTAACCTGTACTGTTTGTAGATGGATTACTTGCAATATGAACTAACTGGATTTTTGTAGTCCCTTTTGACTGGTGCAGTCTTGTTTCAGAAGATATTTAACATGCCACTAAACTGTTTGCATGCATCGGTTGGTCTTAatgggtgcttttttttttttttttttttaaacaaacaggtAGCTCAACTCAAGTTTTGGTTGGTTTGTGGGTGGGTTTCCCCCTTTCCCTCTCTCCAGATTTGGGGTTTTGTGCCAAATGAGACTTACAAAATTGACATTTTGGCAGCAGTATGCCACTTTAGTGTTTTTAAAATTCCCCAAGCATGAATGCTAATATTGAAGGCAATTAACTGTGGCTCTGAGACTGGAGTTGGGcttcctttatttatttttccccatCCCATTACATATCTTCCACATAACTTATTAGAAATGTTAGCTTGGCGGCTGTAAACAATGCTGCATGAGCTAGCTTAGAATGTGCATGACTGCAtccgaacttttttttttttttttttttaaaaagcaggtTGGAAATGGGTCTTGATGCAATTGTAACAGGGCTAAGCTACTTATGGTGGTTGTGTATGCACAAAGGCATTGACATATCTGGTGAACCATTTGAGGTTGCAGTATTCAGATATGTAGCTTATGTCTGTGTGTTTTATCAGTTCATTACATGCTTCAGTTGGAGTGACTGTTTTTAAGGAAATATAAAAAGCTCATCCATGCTCTCTGCTTCTCTTGTAGCAACCCAAAGACATCTGTTGCCGTGCTGGGTTCTGTGACTCCATCCCTAAATCTGTCCCCATGCTGAATCTGGTTCCTGCTAAATCTATTGCTGCAGTAAAAACCATCCCTGCCATTAAATTGGTGAAGGCGTCCTCCGTCAAACCTACCAAGGTAATATCGTCTGTCTTCCATGACGGCTGGTCCAAAAGTGAAATAATGTTAGGCCTTTGGAATGTGACGTCCCTGTAATGTTTAACTGGTAGGGCATGTTAAAGCAACAGGCCAACCTGCAGGGTATAGCAACATCCAGAAAGAAGCTACGTTTCTAGATGATATTGAAAGGTCAGAGTTTGCTTCCCCGATCTTTGATCTTTAAACCTTTTTAATCACACAGGTTTTGCCTGCTCACCGTTTTTCTGAAGGCTGCCCCCTGCACATTTAAGAAGTATTGATCTGTTAAAATGCAAGCGAAATGCATAGCGGCTCAATCTTGCAATGcagttcctgtgcggagtttcccaaaagcattgtggcACAAAGATCATTGGTAAATGGTAGAGGGAGTAGCATGAtgaactctctctcctagttaagatgctcttaatgttaaaaggcttttggggaaacccaccactgttgggttagttttaaaggagggcttttttttttttttcccctcccctgcTCACTAATTGACACTTGTCTTTGTGGTGCTTTGGTCAAAATGCCACAAGGCataatttaaatttatatagcgcctttcaagaaacccaaggacgctttacaattatagacaaggaaaaaagttaattaaaaaaataagtaaaaagtccaccaagtaggggtcaggatgtaattccagtggtgtagcagccacagtcccaccaaaaggtgcacgaaaacgagtcccacatctccagcagtgacgccgtcagcaacatcgctcaaacaccacgccatggatccacaaagcgagcagagaagctccgccatgcaaaGCACTGgtatgcaggggtgatagcgttccggcaccgcgccggatttccggcgtaccgcggcgccgggggggggaaaaaaaaaaacctctagttcgcccattatcctgtgtcattctgagatgcgcagatagacagtaaagggaattccctttactgtttatctgcgcatctcagaatgacacaggataatgggcgaactagagtttttttttttttttttttccccccccagcgCCGCAGTATGCcggaatccggcgcggcgccggaacgctatcacccctgggtatgtccaaaccgcctgcacagccgccgcgacaccaccgagcaacattgcttggcgtgatgttctgagcattaaagcacagagcgctggacaaccacgatgtaaaatgagcaacgagctcactgcagtccacagctgggagcacaggcatcacccacagtgaaccaaggcctggagggaactgatgcccaaaactgggtctggagctacaccaccactggtggacaaaacactcaaacatcaaactacacaaacgcacagaaaaaataaataaaatgaaaatagaaaaaaaaataaagctctgctgagaagcagcagccagaatgcgcacgacgtactctcaaccggaaacgggggGGGGACTCTTTAAAGCCCCACAGCTCTAGCCTGGCTAatgtgacttcaaagctctccgagctattggtctggccaagatattaagcccaaccatttcccagagcctgtggttgacccgcctccctgaaatgcctgtttgctactggtcgaagccagaaaaggctgtgatgaagcttaaaccaatcacatcactctttcctctgatgtatgtgacgcgacggggctaactggtagattaaactcttactgaagccggtcgggagcaaggcgaaaacatccttcctttcaataaatacctccagggctgctctttgctctgttttcaatgagaacttcccgttgaatgctttcaatacagcatctatgcgtaatagatgcagaagcgtgaatgaagcgcttccggcattgtttacagaatctatctatggcttccggtcgcagttctactacgtcggtgccttgaacacgcctctacccagggccgttggagatgctcaaagttgattggttcccttttatctatttatttatttttttgggagcttggaagagctgtagatggcttgcctggccagactaagctcgcaacaggccctcgtgttgcgtcacacttgggatgggcgg
This window contains:
- the psap gene encoding prosaposin; the protein is MFLTLLLISTAVASPLLGTEQCARGPPYWCQNAKTATLCGAVSHCRQNVWNQPHVKSVPCDLCKELLTVVDQLLKNNSTEAEVLDYLEKLCQLIPDEGLAAECKEVVDDYFPVLVDIIKGELDDPEVLCSALGLCVTQQEALAKAQLMSNEIPKMDLTQRVNPLLLNIPQLLYPKENAKKEETATGESDTVCDDCVKFLTDAQDEARKNASFINALIEQIETQCDLLGPGLSDLCKQYVSQYAPLVIQQLMSMQPKDICCRAGFCDSIPKSVPMLNLVPAKSIAAVKTIPAIKLVKASSVKPTKKMVRARDSPECTICVFVMKEIENMIQGQTTEEEVIHAVEKVCSILPPSVSAQCRDLIETYGQAIIELLIQEVDPGTVCNLLGLCRDASRAFIPVMEKAEFKAGGFCDVCKMAVRYIDGILEQNATEAEIEDAVKKVCNFLPDEYKTQCEQLIDQYEPLIVQLLLQALDPDFVCTKLGACPGALRMLLGVEQCSWGPAFWCKNMETATRCNAVTHCTRHVWS